The Clostridium septicum genome contains a region encoding:
- a CDS encoding tail fiber domain-containing protein — MIGATTSTTLDLTLLNNSDTIYSVNQIKVEIGLKIGDKIEYIPMGYYNIDDVEKTDYTIKITAFDNMIKFETPYFSSLGNSCTLQQVVNELVSKTGVKFIGSLPSYNVKKLEGFTCREILSYVASVCGGNATITRDGNFTIVYPKEINYSITADNYFEYKREEVKYKIGKVSCQVKEKEIISKGSLGTDSMELLFENPWVNETILTDIYDRLNKFEYLGYSLKWQGDISVDVGDIISCTDTKGIVRKIPILSQKFTYTGGLTSEISAKGESKNKNSFSSSGGTVNKVNRLVTEVALVNKAFINYAHINDAEIRNLKVESAKIKTAEVEIANINNILAGNIGAGFTQTIHLTAKNVVLDNTVIKELIAKEISANDLKSSNISTNKFKIVSDNGKMFIWDNTIQIRDNNRTRVQIGKDASNDYNMYIWDSTGRLMFDATGLKSDGIKEKIIRDDMVSDNANINGSKLNIHSVVTNINNGTTLLKSSKINIDTLNQTLEVAFSSLKSKTDGIKTKTESNSTAIGVIKGQISTLIKNTTITDNGSNVKLQDFYSIFKQTSKEIDLKVSSLETIKIGAVNRALDTKTIRVSNKLTGGINQTHGMYKVLTSGLELGNVTVSFDFEYTNLVGVTGKLPSLSIQGVGNVTSWNLGAFNPNNFIRKLILGSAETKKIKIIYSFKITENHLKNEYWTTNIRADYLLSGNFKVSNFKVEKGDKVTGWTQAPEDIDNNIANLSSRVATAEQKLEPGRITQSISEAINCGKASIYTVTTILDKTGFTIKNGAIKIQNRAGKSVLTGDTKGNLTLKGSIESTNDTGEIGIKINYGSMTFTTWGNTNKVEEVGTILSTSFPKDRNQNGISIATSGQGDYISIGHKKKDGSIDNSMLFFGNDYAGSGHPYTKKGIYIHETLYIKRNVQFSEAGFEIKTKSGVLHQIFNGDNDLLAIYGDNGIRLGSRIGDSNRVALWIRERTDGRYGQEIELFTDLKCNGYNVYGANEVNSDLRLKHNITYLNDETMLTSTDMYNFIKDELKPTTFYMNPPKGSNIQGRAKIGFIAQDIQNTKIGQYLIGYDPDGYLCYDVGSRIGVVENALKVAINKIEALEREIKNLKDKGVV, encoded by the coding sequence ATGATAGGTGCTACAACATCTACTACACTTGATTTAACACTATTAAATAATAGCGATACAATTTACTCTGTTAATCAAATAAAGGTTGAAATAGGACTGAAAATAGGTGATAAAATAGAGTATATACCTATGGGTTATTATAATATTGACGATGTAGAAAAAACTGACTATACAATTAAAATTACAGCCTTTGACAATATGATAAAATTTGAAACACCTTATTTCTCTAGTTTGGGCAATTCATGTACATTACAGCAAGTAGTAAATGAGTTAGTTAGTAAAACGGGAGTTAAATTTATTGGAAGCCTTCCATCTTACAATGTTAAAAAATTGGAAGGCTTTACTTGTAGAGAAATATTATCTTATGTAGCTTCTGTATGTGGTGGAAATGCAACTATAACAAGAGACGGAAATTTTACAATAGTTTATCCAAAAGAAATTAATTATTCTATTACCGCAGATAATTATTTTGAGTATAAAAGAGAAGAAGTCAAATATAAAATAGGAAAAGTTAGCTGTCAAGTTAAAGAAAAAGAGATAATTTCAAAAGGTTCATTAGGAACAGATAGTATGGAATTATTATTTGAAAATCCATGGGTAAATGAAACTATATTAACAGATATTTATGATAGATTAAATAAATTTGAATATCTAGGTTATAGCTTGAAATGGCAAGGGGATATTTCTGTAGATGTAGGAGATATTATTAGTTGTACAGATACTAAGGGGATAGTTAGAAAAATTCCTATATTATCTCAAAAATTTACTTATACAGGGGGGTTAACATCTGAAATATCAGCAAAAGGAGAATCTAAGAATAAGAATTCTTTTAGCTCAAGCGGAGGTACTGTTAATAAAGTAAATAGATTAGTAACAGAAGTTGCATTAGTAAATAAAGCTTTTATTAATTATGCACATATTAATGATGCTGAAATAAGGAATTTAAAGGTTGAAAGTGCGAAGATAAAAACTGCAGAAGTAGAAATTGCTAATATAAATAATATTCTAGCGGGTAATATAGGCGCAGGATTCACACAAACAATACATCTAACTGCAAAGAATGTAGTATTAGATAATACTGTAATAAAAGAATTGATTGCAAAAGAAATTTCAGCAAATGATTTAAAATCAAGCAATATATCTACTAATAAATTTAAAATAGTATCAGATAATGGCAAGATGTTTATATGGGATAATACTATACAAATTAGGGATAATAACAGGACTCGAGTACAGATAGGGAAAGATGCTAGCAATGATTATAATATGTATATTTGGGATAGTACAGGAAGATTAATGTTTGATGCTACAGGACTTAAATCAGATGGAATAAAAGAAAAAATAATACGTGATGATATGGTTAGCGATAATGCAAATATTAATGGAAGTAAGCTTAATATACATAGTGTAGTTACAAATATTAATAATGGAACGACATTATTGAAAAGCTCTAAGATTAATATAGATACATTAAATCAAACATTAGAGGTTGCTTTTAGTAGTCTTAAAAGTAAAACGGATGGAATTAAAACCAAAACAGAAAGTAATAGTACAGCTATAGGAGTAATAAAAGGACAAATAAGTACATTAATCAAAAATACAACTATAACTGATAATGGATCTAATGTTAAACTACAGGATTTTTATTCTATTTTTAAGCAGACATCTAAAGAGATAGATTTAAAAGTATCAAGTTTAGAAACTATAAAAATAGGGGCTGTAAATAGAGCACTAGATACAAAAACGATACGAGTAAGCAATAAACTTACTGGTGGTATTAATCAAACGCATGGAATGTATAAGGTTCTTACTTCAGGACTTGAATTGGGGAATGTTACTGTTTCGTTTGATTTCGAATATACAAATTTAGTTGGGGTTACTGGTAAGTTACCTTCCCTTTCTATACAAGGAGTGGGTAATGTAACATCATGGAATTTAGGAGCATTTAATCCTAATAATTTTATACGAAAACTAATATTAGGTAGTGCAGAAACTAAGAAAATAAAGATAATATATTCATTTAAAATTACAGAGAATCACTTAAAGAACGAATATTGGACAACCAACATAAGAGCAGATTATTTGCTAAGTGGTAATTTTAAAGTAAGTAATTTTAAAGTAGAGAAAGGAGATAAAGTAACAGGATGGACACAAGCACCAGAAGATATAGATAATAATATAGCTAATCTTTCTAGCAGAGTTGCAACAGCAGAACAAAAATTAGAGCCTGGTAGAATAACTCAAAGTATATCAGAAGCAATAAATTGTGGTAAAGCTTCTATATATACTGTAACTACTATATTAGATAAAACAGGATTTACAATTAAAAATGGAGCTATAAAAATACAAAATAGAGCAGGGAAGTCTGTATTAACGGGAGATACAAAAGGGAATTTAACGCTAAAAGGAAGTATAGAAAGTACTAATGATACAGGAGAAATTGGAATAAAAATAAACTATGGTTCCATGACATTCACAACTTGGGGAAACACAAATAAAGTTGAAGAAGTAGGGACAATATTAAGTACAAGCTTCCCAAAAGATAGAAACCAAAACGGAATTAGTATTGCAACATCGGGCCAAGGAGATTACATCTCAATTGGACATAAGAAAAAGGATGGTAGTATTGATAATTCTATGCTTTTTTTTGGTAATGATTATGCAGGAAGTGGACATCCTTATACTAAAAAGGGTATATACATTCATGAGACGTTATATATTAAAAGGAATGTTCAATTTAGTGAAGCTGGATTTGAGATAAAAACTAAGAGTGGAGTATTACATCAAATTTTTAATGGTGATAATGATTTATTAGCAATATATGGTGATAATGGAATTAGATTAGGTTCGCGTATTGGAGATTCAAATAGAGTAGCATTATGGATAAGAGAACGAACAGATGGTAGATATGGTCAAGAGATTGAGTTATTTACAGATTTAAAGTGCAATGGATATAACGTTTATGGAGCCAATGAAGTAAACTCTGATTTAAGATTAAAACATAATATAACATATTTAAATGATGAAACTATGTTAACATCCACAGATATGTATAACTTTATTAAAGATGAGTTAAAGCCTACAACCTTTTATATGAATCCACCAAAAGGAAGCAATATACAGGGAAGAGCAAAGATAGGATTTATAGCACAAGATATACAAAATACAAAAATAGGACAATATTTAATAGGATATGATCCTGATGGATATCTTTGTTATGACGTAGGAAGTAGAATAGGAGTAGTTGAGAATGCGTTGAAAGTTGCAATTAATAAGATAGAGGCTTTAGAAAGGGAAATAAAAAATTTAAAAGACAAGGGAGTTGTTTAA